A stretch of DNA from Ranitomeya variabilis isolate aRanVar5 chromosome 1, aRanVar5.hap1, whole genome shotgun sequence:
tacagcgctgaaattttgcacatacacactactaacattagtagtgtggaatatgcaaaaaaaaaggggatatgagatggtttactgtatgtaaaccatgtctcatatcctgtcgggtttgtgcaggagaaatgagaagccggcaattgaattaccggctgttcacagatatcgcgctgaatgaaatctaaatacagaatatatatatatgtgtctcaatgacatatatatatatactgtatatatgttttaatgaacatttgagcacataaatccattagatgtcggttttgcaagcctgcgcgaaaatctcgcagtacggatgccatacggattacatacggaggatgccatgcgcaaaatacgctgaaacaccctgactacggatcaatattttgggaacatttctccgtattacggccgtagtacggatgtataatacgtggcgtattgtcttacgccaagtgtgactccagccttataattGCAAAGTTCTTGCTGCTAGCATTGTTCTAGTCTATACAGAAATGCACCTATCTGTATGCAGTGCAAAGAGCATTCTAACTAAACTGGAGGATACAGAGCACAATATGCCTCACTTCACAATATTCTACATTGTGGCTGCATAACGTCTTGCATATACAGATTTTGGCACAAACACATAACTGCATTAAGACTCTCACCGGGATCCACTGGACAGGATGAGTGATTGGTTTGAAGAGAGAGCCAGAAACAAATGTGTATCACTTTAGAAAGCCTGGGAAAAGATGTCTGGAGCTCTTCTCCCAGGGAAGCTAAGGGGGCGGTTCTAATCAGAACACACTACTTCTTAAAGGAGAAATACTAATGCATACAGAAACAGGATATATGGGCAACTAATGACCTCTAAGGGTTGTAACTGGTATTACGCTATGAATATTTATCCTGCTGCTCATAAATGGGCAGaacaagatctgtatggaggagtgggacaaaatccctgctgctgtgtgtgcaaatttggtcaagaattacaggaaatgtctgacctctgtaattgtaaacAAAAGGTTTCTTTTCCAAATAGTTATTCTttttacttatttcatgcaataaaatgcaaattaattatgtaaaaatcatacaatgtgattttttggattttttttttaagattctgtctctcactcttgaagtgtacctatgataaaaaattacagacctctccattagggttgagcgactttgacttttttagggtcgagtcatgttttgcgaaacccaactttttgaaaagtcgagtcgggcgaaatcggccgattactgcgaaaagtcgaggatcggccggaacacgaaaccctatgcacgtcaatgggaattttttttctctctctctctctctctctctctctccccaacgtcccagcacagaaaatcttgtgttacacattgcaaatccctactgcgcacaagcgataaaatgatgatagccgtgcacgcccctaacccctatgtcatcactctgcccacactccttcattggctgaaaaaatggcgctaaacgcgtcatacgaaacgcgactttggcgccaagatcgcgtaccgcatggccgaccccacacagggatcgggtcgggtttcatgagatgccgactttgccaaaagtcggcgacttatgaaaatgaacgatccgtttcgctcaaccctactctccattctttgtaggtaggaaaacttttattttccccactgtacatcatATCCGGGGCTTTGACTGCTGCATACACTAATAGAGGTTCCATCACAGCCAGGATTCCCTCAGATCATGGAGATGTGGGGAAATTATAGCGTGTCCAGAGTGGGCGCACAGAGGAGAAGATTCCATGTACACGCTGGGGACACTGAGGAAGTTTGGGATGTCAGGGACAGAGCACAGTATGAACTTTGCCCACATAAAATTGTCCTGATGCTGGGATTAGCCATTGGTCAGAACTGGTCTCAGCCCTTTTAGCCCCTCAGAAAAGTTATAAATGCCTGTGTGCACATTTACTGTCTGCATACACAGAATTTAAATGGCTGGCGGTCAAGATTTAAAGGGTCTGTAGCCAAAAAACAGGGCTGGAGGGTAACTTTTTAGATCAGTGCTGCCGCACTCCAGGAATTTGCCCAGTTGGACACATGGCCGTCCAAGGGTCGCATCCACGAATCGCTACAGGAAAATAAGGAACTtggctgtgtgtgtgctgctattttAACGATAAACCACTGCAGACTGCATTATGCCGCTTGATATGGAAGACCAGGATCTGATGAAGTAGTTATAAATGAGAGAGACCAGagtgaaaaaatacattttgtttttattaaacaaACTGCTGATGGAGTATATACAGCAGACAGCAGGCACAACACTTAAAGACCACTTTTCTGTACACGTGGTGGTACACTACTTTTGATACATGTTACATTAGACCAGCAAAGCACCATAGGAATTTCCATCTTCCCTTTGTGTGAGAATCTCCTCAGCTGAGGTGCATCGCTACATCTCCTTACTGCTATTCTAAAAGTCAATTTGATGAGGGTGACACACTCGTTTTTCTGCCATTGCATTATCAGTTTCCCCCGTAGAAGAACACATGTCCCAGTCTGGCCATCTTCAACTCTATGACACTCACATCTGGCCTGAGATAAGGAATTTTTCTGCCACTTAATCCTTGCTTACTTCAGATGTGCTATCTGAGTATTGTCCCCCTTCTTCGAACacaacacctgtttcaatgcagatCTGCTAACATTAGGACCATAGGTCTGTCTACTTTTACCACTCTTTCCTATCTGCCTAACAGGAATGGATTTTCTTTTGCCCATGCAACTCCTTCCCCCATAGCTGACCCCAACAGTTGACCCTGTCTGTAGCTAGTAAAGAATAATTCCTACCAATCCAAGATTTGATAAATAGCAAGGTAGATATGGTACCAAACTAAATAAAATTTAGCTTTTAATATTTAATTTAAAATCTTCTAGACAAAAAATGACAAAACACACATAAAATATAGCAGAGTTGAATGCACCCAGATCATATGTATATTTCTCCTCGGTGTATCCAAAATTGCTCAAAAGCATTCCAGGGTCAAAACCCCGCTCCTAGGCGCTTGCAATTTGAGCAACAATAAAGCATTGACCTAAGGCCTCATGCAGGAAACTCTCTGTACACAACAATCGACATAACTTAAATGATGAATGTATATCACATAGTACATGACAACCATAAAAGTAAGGGACAAATGCTGAAaaaatggaacagtctcacccagATAGTGTACGTTGATTTCGCTTGGTCTCACATGGACTGTTCCACATAGATGCCTCCAATCAATCCCAAGGGAAATGTGGGGAAACGGGTGAAATTCAGTCTCCGTATACTTGAAAACCCACTATTGAGATAATTGCGCATCAGGACATTGATTCCCATGGCCTTCCAACGCGTTTCACTCTCTCAGATCATCAGGGGAGGAAGATTAAATAAATAAGTGCCGGTTGGGGGAGATGAGATGTTTCCCTCACAAGGGATAAACAACCTCCTTGTTCAGTAGCATCCTCAGTATATGGGGACTGAATTTCACCCGTTTCCCCACATTTCCCTTGGGATTGATTGGAGGCATCTAGGTGGAACAGTCCATGTGAGACCAGGCGAAATCAACGTACACTATCTGTGTGAGACTGTTCCATTTTTTCAGCATTTGTCCTTTACTTTTATGGTTGTCATGTACTATGTGATATAGATTCATCATTTAAGTTATGTCGATTGTTGTGTACATAGAGAGTTTCCTGCATGAGGCCTTAGGTCAATGCTTTATTGTTGCTCAAATTGCAAGCGCCTAGGAGCGGGGTTTTGACCCTGGAATGCTTTTGAGCAATTTTGGATACACCGAGGAGAAATATACATATGATCTGGGTGCATTCAACTCTGCTATATTTTATGTGTGTTTTGTCGTTTTTTGTCTAGAAGATTTTAAATTAAATATTAAAAGCTAAATTTTATTTAGTTTGGTACCATATCTACCTGTCTGTAGCTAACCAATTGTTGCAGGCCACAAAACAGACAAAACAACATTTAAAACATGGCAATGCATCATATAACCACAAGATCTTCAAGGGGAAGTGTCGAAAGCTTCTCCACTCCTTTAAACACACATGTGATCAGTGCCTTATATGATGAAGTTGGAATATGTATGTATACCATGAGTGTTAACTATTTTGATTTTTTTGCAGATAATCCACAATATTCAGTTGTGGAGGCTCAGGAAAGCAGGAAGGCTGTTGTAAGATCTGTCTGCAAGAGCAACAATCTCTCCACCTCATCCTTTGTACTAAACCGTAAAGTAGCAGCTCAGCTATATGTGGAACACCGCCATCAGTTTATATACTGTGAGGTTCCAAAGGTGGGCTGCTCTAATTGGAAGAGAATAATCCTTTTACTGAATGAATCTCTTGGCCGCACTCTTTATGAGCTCAAACATTACCAAGTTCACGCCTCAAAACAACTTAAAAAGTTAAGCTCATATCCTCCATCTCGTCAGAAAGAGTTTCTAGCAAATTATACTAAAGTGATGTTCACTCGAGATCCCCTAGAGAGAGTTGTTTCAGCCTACAGAGACAAGTTCCTTCATAAAGATGATGTTTACTACAGTAAAACCATTGCAAAACTGATCAAAAAATCACTTGGGATTCAATCTAAAACAAACATTACTTTTGAACAGTTTGCCAACTACATCACTAAAGAGAAGCCTTACTATAGAGACACTCACTGGAAGCCAATGTATCAACTATGTGAGCCATGCAATATCCAATATGATTTCATTGGCAAGTTTGAAACTTTAGCAGATGATGCAGATTTTGTTTTGAAAATTATAAAGGCTCCCAAAAATTTGAAATATCCCACAATGAAACATCACTCTAATGAGTCCCGTACAAATGAAGACATAAGCATACAGTACCTGGAAATGCTTCCTCCTATACTCTTTAGGAAATTGCTCAGCGTTTACAGCCTTGATTTCTCCATATTTGGTTATAGTCAGACTACTATTTCTAaactccttaaccccttagtgacggagccaaatctttgaaatctgaccagtgtcactttatgtggtaagaaCTCTGCAACGCTTTCAACAAATCGCAGTGATTtgcatgattatccctttaatccagatggtcataccacagcaaaacattaataaataacatttcccacatgtctgctttacatcagcaccatttgtaaaatgttattttattttgttagcattttaggaggtttaaaaatgtagcagcaatttttcattttttcaaggaaatttaccaaatttttttttttagggacttatccatgtttgaagtgactttagggctcccatatattgggaaacccccaaacgtaatACCATTTTCAAAACAGCACCCcttaacatattgaaaactgctgtctggtagtttattaacccttcaggtgctttacaggaattaatgcaaagtggtatgacagaaatgaatatgtgtatttttaccacctaaatgcctctaacttctgaacagattactatagcagtcagactctaaggccgctatttggtcgtgaattgccatagcaaacatcaggaccacaaaatcatgatctgagggcaccagtttgagtaaagaggaagcccccacactctgttaaccatttataatgatgtagtcactattgacaacagcatctaagaggttaaacagatttggaaggtgcaaacactgatcgtgactaatgcagcaagttgtcagctatggtGTAGAGCCGATAGCtcctggattgtctcctgtatggggatgctatcctcttatatctcaggtcagttaaaagacgtattggcggtcattaacaagctaagggtatgttcacatgagtttttgcaatgttttttattTCTGCACCCAAAACCAGAATGGTAAGCGGAAAAAACGCCTACAATACATGTCTTTTTTTTAGTGCCTTTTTTTTACTttaagcatttttgcagtgttttaaccccttcccgacctttgacgccacgtaggcgtcatgaaaacccgtgccaatccgacccatgacgcctatgtggtgtcatggaaagatcgcatccctgcagatcgggtgaaagggttaactccattttcacccgatctgcagagacagggggagtggtacttcaacccagggggggtggcttcacccccccgtggctacgatcgctctgattggctgttgaaagtgaaacagccaatcagagcgatttgtaatatttcacctatgaaaatggtgaaatattacaatccagccatggccgatgctgcaatagcatctgccatggctggagaccccgatctgtcccccccaccccaccgatcgcccccccagtcgtcctttctgccccgatctcctgtccgctccccccctccctcctgtctgctcccccggtcctcttgtccgctcccccggtcctccgatcccccccccgtgttccgatcccaccccttcatacttacctagcttcgatgtccctcccggtgtccggccgtcttctccatgggcgccgccatcttggaaaacggcgggcgcatgcgctgtgtgcccgccgaatctgccagccggcagattcattacaagtacattttgatcgctgtggtaggttctatcgcggatccgcagcggattggccgcggatccgcagcggattggccgcggatccgcagcggattggccgctgcgaattcgaagcagttttccatcaggtttacagtaccatgtacacctatggaaaaccaaatccgctgtgcccatggtgcggaaaattccgtgcagaaacgctgcgttgtattttccgcagcatgtcaattctttgtgcggattccacagcgttttacacctgttcctcaataggaatccgcaggtgaaatccgcacaaaaaaacactggaaatctgctgtaaatccgcaggtaaaacgcagtgccttttacctgcagatttttcaaaaatcgtgcggaaaaatctcacacgaatccacaacgtgggcacatagccttagggttagggttggaattagggctagggtttgaaatagggttaagattaggcttgcggttagggttacggatagggttagggttaggattagggttagggttggaattagggttacgggtgtgttgcggttagggttgtggttaggggtgtgttggggttagggttgtgattagggttatggctacagttgggattaggattaggggtgtgttggggttagtgttgaagttagaattgaggggtttccactgtttaggcacatcaggggtctccaaacgcaacatggcgccaccattgattccagacaatcttgcgttcaaaaagtcaaatggtgctcccgcccttccaagccccaacgtgcgcccaaacagtggtttacccccacatttggggtaccagcgtactcaggacaaactgggcaacaactgttggggtccaatttctcctgttacccttgaaaaaataaaaaattacttgctaaaacataatttttgaggaaagaacaattattttttattttcacggctctgcgttataaacttctgtgaagcactttggggttgaaagtgctcaccacacatctagataagttccttctggggtctagtttccaaaatggggtcacttgtggggtgtttctactgtttaggcacatcaggggctctgcaaatgcaatgtgacgcccgcagaccattccatcaaagtctgcatttcaaatgtcactacttcccttccgagccctgacgtgtgcccaaacagtggtttacccccacatatggggtatcagcgtactcacaacaaactgggcaacaaatattggggtccaaattctcctgttacccttgtgaaaataaaaaatagcttgctaaaacatcttttttgaggaaagaaaaatgattttttattttcacggctctgcgttgtaaacttctgtgaagcacttgggggttgaacgtgctcaccacacatctagataagttccttggggggtctagtttccaaaatggggtcaattgtggggggtttctactgtttaggcatatcaggggctctgcaaacgtaacatgatgcccgcagaccattccatcaaagtctgcattccaaaacgtcactacttcccttccgagccccggcatgtgcccaaacagtggtttacccccacatatggggtatcagcgtactcaggagaaaatggacaacaacttttggggtccaatttctcctgttactcttgcaaaaataaaaaattctgggctaaaaaaatattcttgaggaaaggaaacacatttattattttctcagctctgcgttataaacttctgtgaagcacttgggggttcaaagtgctcaccacacatctagataagtttccttgggggtctagtttccaaaatggagtcacttgtggggagttcctactgtttaggcacatcaggggctctgcaaacgcaacctgatgcccgcagagcattccatcaaagtctgcatttcaaaacgtcactacttcccttccgaaccccgacgtgtgccaaaacagtggtttacccccacatatggggtatcagcatactcaggagaaactggacaacaacttttggggtccaatttctcctgttacccttgggaaaataaaaaattgtgggctaaaaaatcatttttgagaaaagaaaaattattttttattttcatggctctgcgttataaacttctgtgaagcacttgggggttcaaagtgctcaccacacacctagattagttccttgggaggtctagtttccaaaatggggtcacttgtgtgggagttccaatgtttaggcacacaggggctctccaaacgcgacatggtgtccgctaatgattggagctaattttccattcaaaaagccaaatggcgtgccttcccttctgagccctgccgtgcgcccaaacagtggtttacccccacatatggggtatcatcgtactcaggacaaactggacaacaacatttggggtccaatttctcctattacccttgggaaaataaaaaattctgggctaaaaatcatatttgaggaaagaaaaattatttttttattttcacggctctgcgttataaacttctgtgaagcacctgggggttataagtgctcactatgcatctagataagttccttgggggggtctagtttccaaaatggggtcacttgtaggggagctccaatgtttaggcacacaggggctctccaaacgcgacatggtgtccgctaacgattggagctaattttccattcaaaaagtcaaatggcacgcctccccttccgagccttgccgtgcacccaaacagtggtttacccccacatatgaggtatcggcatactcaggagaaattgcccaacaaattttaggatccattttatcctgttgcccatgtgaaaatgaaagaattgaggctaaaagaaattttgtgtgaaaaaaaagtactttttcatttttgcggatcaatttgtgaagcacctgggggtttaaagtgctcactatgcctctagatgagttccttggggggtctagtttccaaaatggggtcacttgtggaggagctccaatgtttaggcacacaggggctttccaaacgcgacatggtgtccgctaacg
This window harbors:
- the LOC143815495 gene encoding carbohydrate sulfotransferase 9-like; protein product: MRKMQQKVILLIISSAFFSFFLHYKQVKRYFRNDNPQYSVVEAQESRKAVVRSVCKSNNLSTSSFVLNRKVAAQLYVEHRHQFIYCEVPKVGCSNWKRIILLLNESLGRTLYELKHYQVHASKQLKKLSSYPPSRQKEFLANYTKVMFTRDPLERVVSAYRDKFLHKDDVYYSKTIAKLIKKSLGIQSKTNITFEQFANYITKEKPYYRDTHWKPMYQLCEPCNIQYDFIGKFETLADDADFVLKIIKAPKNLKYPTMKHHSNESRTNEDISIQYLEMLPPILFRKLLSVYSLDFSIFGYSQTTISKLLNPLVTEPNL